A single Bifidobacterium scardovii JCM 12489 = DSM 13734 DNA region contains:
- a CDS encoding peptide ABC transporter substrate-binding protein: MAMATAAALSVAMLLSGCGSTGKAGGSGSGSGTASTVISVSASEPQNPLIPGNTNETGGGNVIDMLFSGLVGFKADGTAVNEVADKITPNSDNTKFDVTLKSGWKFTDGTPVTSESFTKAWSYTANAKNAQLNSSFFSMIKGYDDLQKDGLKGDEQLSGLTVTDDTHFSVELNESSAVFPVILGYSGYYPLPESFYKDPKAFGESPVSDGPYKFKSWKHNADIVLEKNPDYNGNFKAKNDGLDFKIYTSADSSYADVQSGNLDVSANIPPSALKSFQKNTKMNNYSKAGSGTATFTIPQSLEHFGGEEGVLRRQAISMAIDRKQITEKVLNNTATPAKEFSSPMTSGYSDSLKGNENLTFDAAKAKELWAKADAISKFTGTFTIAYNTDGGTKPIYDAVVNQLKNNLGIDAATNPVATFQEFRAAITDRTMKSAFRTGWQADYPSIENYLKPIFSSSAADGKGSNDGDYKNPAFDKLLDEAAKASDLDAANKLYQQAEEILLNDLPAIPLYNSNANAVFGKNVKNVEPNWKGVPVFYEITKE, encoded by the coding sequence ATGGCAATGGCCACGGCGGCCGCGCTTTCGGTCGCCATGCTTCTGTCGGGCTGCGGCTCGACCGGCAAGGCCGGTGGATCCGGCTCCGGATCGGGCACGGCGAGCACCGTCATCTCCGTTTCGGCCTCGGAACCGCAGAACCCGCTGATTCCCGGCAACACGAACGAGACCGGCGGCGGCAACGTCATCGACATGCTGTTCTCCGGCCTGGTCGGCTTCAAGGCCGACGGCACCGCGGTCAACGAGGTGGCCGACAAGATCACCCCGAACTCCGACAACACCAAGTTCGACGTCACCCTGAAGTCGGGCTGGAAGTTCACCGACGGCACGCCCGTGACCTCCGAGTCCTTCACCAAGGCGTGGAGCTACACCGCCAATGCCAAGAACGCGCAGCTCAATTCGAGCTTCTTCTCCATGATCAAGGGCTACGACGACCTGCAGAAGGACGGCCTCAAGGGCGACGAGCAGCTCTCCGGCCTGACCGTCACCGACGACACCCACTTCAGCGTCGAACTGAACGAATCGAGCGCGGTCTTCCCGGTGATCCTGGGCTATTCGGGCTACTACCCGCTGCCCGAGTCCTTCTACAAGGACCCGAAGGCCTTCGGCGAGAGCCCGGTGAGCGACGGCCCGTACAAGTTCAAGTCGTGGAAGCACAACGCCGACATCGTGCTGGAGAAGAACCCGGACTACAACGGCAACTTCAAGGCAAAGAACGACGGGCTTGACTTCAAGATCTACACGTCGGCCGATTCGTCCTACGCGGACGTGCAGTCCGGCAACCTCGACGTGTCGGCGAACATCCCGCCCAGCGCGCTGAAGAGCTTCCAGAAGAACACCAAGATGAACAACTACAGCAAGGCCGGGTCCGGCACCGCGACCTTCACGATCCCGCAGTCGCTGGAGCACTTCGGCGGCGAGGAGGGCGTGCTGCGCCGCCAGGCCATCTCGATGGCCATCGACCGCAAGCAGATCACCGAGAAGGTGCTCAACAACACCGCCACGCCGGCCAAGGAGTTCAGCTCCCCGATGACCTCGGGCTACTCCGATTCGCTCAAGGGCAATGAGAACCTGACCTTCGACGCGGCCAAGGCCAAGGAGCTGTGGGCCAAGGCCGACGCGATCTCCAAGTTCACCGGCACCTTCACCATCGCGTACAACACCGACGGCGGCACCAAGCCGATCTACGACGCGGTGGTCAACCAGCTGAAGAACAACCTGGGCATCGACGCGGCCACCAACCCGGTGGCGACCTTCCAGGAGTTCCGCGCCGCGATCACCGACCGCACGATGAAGAGCGCGTTCCGCACCGGATGGCAGGCCGACTACCCGTCCATCGAGAACTACCTCAAGCCGATCTTCTCGTCGAGCGCGGCCGACGGTAAGGGCTCGAACGACGGTGACTACAAGAACCCGGCGTTCGACAAGCTGCTCGACGAGGCGGCCAAGGCCTCCGATCTGGACGCGGCCAACAAGCTGTACCAGCAGGCCGAGGAGATCCTGCTCAACGACCTGCCGGCCATCCCGCTGTACAACTCCAACGCCAACGCCGTGTTCGGCAAGAACGTGAAGAACGTCGAGCCGAACTGGAAGGGCGTCCCGGTCTTCTACGAGATCACCAAGGAGTAA
- a CDS encoding peptide ABC transporter substrate-binding protein: protein MSNTRRPWAIAAAAATMLSGCGSTGGDAAKTATDNIISIAASEPQNPLVPGNTLETGGGQVNDVLFSGLVGFKADGTAVNEVADKITPNSDNTKFDVTLKSGWKFTDGTPVTSESFTKAWSYTANLKNGQLCASYLAMIKGYDDLQKDGLKGDEQLSGLKVIDDTHFTIELSKPYSVFPVILGYSGYYPLPESFYKDPKAFGEKPVGNGPYKFKSWKHNDSIQVVKNPDYNGNFKAANDGLNFKIYTAANASYADIQSGNLDISQNVPTSALKTFTKDPKVNSYSKASSGIAAFAIPSNLEHFTGEEGVLRRQAISMALDRKQITEKVLSGTATPVTDFAAPTISGHSDKLKGSENLEYNPKKAKELWAKADAISKFTGTFTLSYNADGDAKSLYDAMANQLKNNLGIDAATNPVPTFQEFRDEVTKRQLKGGVKGGWQADYPTIENYLAPIYATSAADGHGANDGDYKNPKFDALLDEAAKASSVDEANKYYQQAEEILLNDLPGIPLYNSNAYAVFGKNVKHAEPNWNGVPVFHELTKQ from the coding sequence ATGAGCAACACGCGCAGGCCTTGGGCCATCGCGGCTGCCGCGGCGACCATGCTGTCGGGATGCGGCAGTACAGGCGGCGACGCCGCCAAGACGGCCACCGACAACATCATCTCCATTGCGGCTTCCGAACCGCAAAATCCGCTGGTTCCGGGCAACACCCTGGAGACCGGCGGCGGACAGGTCAACGACGTGCTGTTCTCCGGCCTGGTCGGCTTCAAGGCCGACGGCACCGCGGTCAACGAGGTGGCCGACAAGATCACCCCGAACTCCGACAACACCAAGTTCGACGTCACCCTGAAGTCGGGCTGGAAGTTCACCGACGGCACGCCCGTGACCTCCGAGTCCTTCACCAAGGCGTGGAGCTACACCGCCAACCTGAAGAACGGCCAGCTGTGCGCCAGCTACCTCGCCATGATCAAGGGCTACGACGACCTGCAGAAGGACGGCCTCAAGGGCGACGAGCAGCTCTCCGGTCTGAAGGTCATCGACGACACCCACTTCACCATCGAGCTGAGCAAGCCCTACTCGGTCTTCCCGGTGATCCTGGGCTATTCGGGCTACTACCCGCTGCCCGAGTCCTTCTACAAGGACCCGAAGGCCTTCGGCGAGAAGCCGGTCGGCAACGGCCCGTACAAGTTCAAGTCGTGGAAGCACAACGACAGCATCCAGGTGGTGAAGAACCCCGACTACAACGGCAACTTCAAGGCGGCGAACGACGGGCTTAACTTCAAGATCTACACCGCGGCGAACGCCTCCTACGCCGACATCCAGTCCGGCAACCTCGACATCTCGCAGAACGTGCCGACCTCGGCCCTGAAGACCTTCACCAAGGACCCGAAGGTGAACTCCTACAGCAAGGCCAGCTCCGGCATCGCCGCGTTCGCCATCCCCTCCAACCTCGAGCACTTCACCGGCGAGGAGGGCGTGCTGCGCCGCCAGGCCATCTCGATGGCCCTTGACCGCAAGCAGATCACCGAGAAGGTGCTCTCCGGCACCGCCACCCCGGTCACCGACTTCGCGGCCCCGACGATCTCCGGCCACTCCGACAAGCTCAAGGGCAGCGAGAACCTCGAATACAACCCGAAGAAGGCCAAGGAGCTGTGGGCCAAGGCCGACGCGATCTCCAAGTTCACCGGCACCTTCACGCTCTCGTACAACGCCGACGGCGACGCCAAGTCGCTGTACGACGCGATGGCGAACCAGCTGAAGAACAACCTGGGCATCGACGCGGCCACCAACCCGGTGCCGACATTCCAGGAGTTCCGCGACGAGGTCACCAAGCGCCAGCTCAAGGGCGGCGTCAAGGGCGGCTGGCAGGCCGACTACCCGACTATCGAGAACTACCTGGCCCCGATCTACGCGACCAGCGCGGCCGACGGCCACGGCGCGAACGACGGCGACTACAAGAACCCGAAGTTCGACGCCCTGCTCGACGAGGCCGCCAAGGCCTCCAGCGTGGACGAGGCCAACAAGTACTACCAGCAGGCCGAGGAGATCCTGCTCAACGACCTGCCCGGCATCCCGCTGTACAACTCCAACGCGTACGCCGTGTTCGGCAAGAACGTGAAGCACGCCGAGCCGAACTGGAACGGCGTCCCCGTCTTCCACGAGCTCACCAAGCAGTGA
- a CDS encoding CocE/NonD family hydrolase produces the protein MSDEQYSYENAIREFVYIELPFDGDADGRKDLVRADIIRPRELDGVARIPAIMDPSPYYELYDRHGEKSEYSHPEDKWNSPLKKFPFFYDNYFVPRGYAMILLSTSGTALSEGFCDIGGPKDVASANAVVDWLNGRAKGYVTRDRRTPDNEMKADWASGLVGAIGKSYDGSVPNGMAATGIEGLKTIVPISAISSQYDWYHPQGALLNGDDADGGWWEPDNFAASLQSAAEGRLQRFNTKGGWQRLHDGSDKEFRRYNEFWAERDYRSHVKDFKASVFIVHGVNDLNVMMNQVNGYWKALGECGVPRKIWLHQYAHDDPFDVRHDAWVATLERWFDYWLKGVDNGIMDEPEACVEDIDGNWKSYASWPVPGAADHTFAVRGGEDARLGELAETDDAGAAADKSGEPANVASVKGARVHELLAAAQSDKAHDDRLLYVSTPLERDWHISGTPHVTMRVKASAPDTNLCASLIEYGEGNYVQVSEDIHALVELKEKRPAVGGSSDDDKASYAVCVPRKSHEMQNMVTRGWIATAHKDSFDEFTPTPADQWYEIGFDLLATDWIVRAGHRLALAIYNNSQRLAAVPLSDFDVDLDSVRLTIPFAQ, from the coding sequence ATGAGTGATGAGCAGTATTCCTACGAGAATGCCATCCGCGAATTCGTATACATCGAACTGCCGTTCGACGGCGATGCCGACGGGCGCAAGGACCTGGTCCGCGCGGACATCATCCGCCCGCGCGAGCTGGACGGCGTCGCGCGCATCCCGGCGATCATGGATCCGAGCCCGTACTACGAGCTGTACGACCGCCACGGAGAGAAGTCGGAGTACTCGCACCCGGAGGACAAGTGGAACAGCCCGCTCAAGAAGTTCCCGTTCTTCTACGACAACTACTTCGTGCCGCGCGGCTATGCGATGATCCTGCTGAGCACCTCGGGCACGGCGCTGTCCGAGGGCTTCTGCGACATCGGCGGCCCCAAGGACGTGGCCTCGGCCAACGCCGTGGTCGACTGGCTCAACGGCCGCGCCAAGGGCTACGTGACCCGCGACCGGCGCACGCCCGACAACGAGATGAAGGCCGACTGGGCCTCCGGTCTGGTCGGCGCGATCGGCAAGTCCTACGACGGCTCCGTGCCCAACGGCATGGCCGCCACCGGCATCGAGGGCCTGAAGACCATCGTGCCGATCTCCGCGATCTCCAGCCAGTACGACTGGTACCACCCGCAGGGCGCGCTCCTGAACGGCGACGACGCGGACGGCGGCTGGTGGGAGCCCGACAACTTCGCGGCCAGCCTGCAGTCGGCCGCCGAGGGGCGCCTGCAGCGCTTCAACACCAAGGGCGGCTGGCAGAGGCTGCACGACGGCTCCGACAAGGAGTTCCGCCGCTACAACGAGTTCTGGGCCGAGCGCGACTACCGCTCGCACGTCAAGGACTTCAAGGCGAGCGTGTTCATCGTGCACGGCGTCAACGACCTCAACGTGATGATGAACCAGGTGAACGGCTACTGGAAGGCGCTGGGGGAGTGCGGCGTGCCGCGCAAGATCTGGCTGCACCAGTACGCGCACGACGATCCGTTCGACGTGCGCCACGACGCCTGGGTCGCCACGCTCGAACGCTGGTTCGACTACTGGCTCAAGGGCGTCGACAACGGGATCATGGACGAGCCGGAAGCCTGCGTCGAGGACATCGACGGCAACTGGAAGAGCTATGCGAGCTGGCCGGTGCCGGGTGCCGCCGACCACACCTTCGCGGTGCGCGGCGGCGAGGACGCCCGGCTGGGCGAACTGGCCGAAACGGACGATGCCGGCGCCGCTGCGGACAAGTCCGGCGAACCCGCCAACGTCGCCTCCGTCAAGGGCGCCCGCGTGCATGAGCTGCTCGCCGCGGCCCAGTCGGACAAGGCGCACGACGACCGGCTGCTGTACGTGTCCACGCCGCTCGAGCGCGACTGGCACATCTCCGGCACGCCGCATGTCACGATGCGCGTCAAGGCCTCGGCGCCCGACACCAACCTGTGCGCCTCGCTGATCGAATACGGCGAGGGCAACTACGTGCAGGTGAGCGAGGACATCCACGCGCTGGTCGAACTCAAGGAGAAGCGGCCTGCCGTCGGCGGCTCCAGCGACGACGACAAGGCCTCGTACGCGGTATGCGTGCCGCGCAAGTCGCACGAGATGCAGAACATGGTGACCCGCGGCTGGATCGCCACCGCGCACAAGGACTCCTTCGACGAGTTCACGCCGACGCCGGCGGACCAGTGGTACGAGATCGGCTTCGACCTGCTCGCCACCGACTGGATCGTGCGCGCCGGGCACCGGCTGGCGCTCGCGATCTACAACAACTCGCAGCGCCTCGCCGCCGTGCCGCTGAGCGATTTCGACGTGGACCTCGATTCGGTGAGACTGACGATCCCCTTCGCGCAGTGA
- a CDS encoding IS3 family transposase, giving the protein MVSALAGLGHPLPLLLRAAGLARSTYYYHRSHPERVTRPDIEPLVDEVFHRTPNGCGHRQVRMCLVNEFGVTVSSKSVLKVMRRMGLECVIRRPNPHRGYSSYRGEAGAKPPNLLERDFAADAPWVKLGTDVTEFRVAGGKAYLAPVYDMGSKEIVAWDVSRHPDLAQQKRMLAMLETRLPEGVSPILHSDMGWQYQHSWWRARLEELGIRQSMSRKGNCLDNAATEQVFGHLKDEFCIGREFASFEEFRTGLDAYIVHWNTKRRQARLEGRTPEEFRNTFPTA; this is encoded by the coding sequence ATCGTTTCGGCGCTGGCGGGGCTTGGCCATCCGCTTCCGCTCCTGCTGAGGGCCGCGGGACTGGCGAGGAGCACGTACTACTACCACCGGTCCCATCCCGAGCGGGTCACCAGGCCCGACATCGAGCCGTTGGTCGATGAGGTGTTCCACCGCACGCCCAACGGGTGCGGGCACCGGCAGGTGCGCATGTGCCTCGTGAACGAGTTCGGCGTGACGGTGAGCTCCAAGAGCGTGCTCAAGGTCATGCGCCGCATGGGCCTGGAGTGCGTCATACGCCGGCCGAACCCCCACCGCGGGTACAGCTCCTATCGGGGCGAGGCGGGCGCGAAGCCGCCGAACCTGCTGGAACGCGACTTCGCGGCCGACGCCCCGTGGGTGAAGCTGGGCACGGACGTCACCGAGTTCAGGGTCGCCGGCGGCAAGGCGTACCTCGCGCCCGTGTACGACATGGGCTCGAAGGAGATCGTCGCCTGGGACGTGAGCCGTCATCCCGATCTGGCCCAGCAGAAGCGCATGCTGGCCATGCTCGAGACCCGTCTTCCCGAAGGCGTGTCCCCGATCCTGCACTCGGACATGGGCTGGCAGTACCAGCACTCCTGGTGGCGGGCCCGCCTGGAGGAACTGGGCATCCGCCAGTCGATGAGCCGCAAGGGCAACTGCCTGGACAACGCCGCGACCGAGCAGGTGTTCGGCCACCTCAAGGACGAGTTCTGCATCGGGCGCGAGTTCGCCTCCTTCGAGGAATTCAGGACCGGGCTGGACGCGTACATCGTCCACTGGAACACCAAACGACGCCAGGCGAGACTCGAGGGACGCACCCCGGAGGAATTCCGCAACACGTTCCCCACCGCTTGA